One segment of Olsenella uli DSM 7084 DNA contains the following:
- the dltC gene encoding D-alanine--poly(phosphoribitol) ligase subunit DltC, producing MSTPTLSHEELTDRILDMLVEIADDDEVREHLDDDLFEYGYLDSMGAVELLLAIEDELGVTIAPTEVPREEMNTANLIVSQVEKRLA from the coding sequence ATGTCCACGCCCACGCTCTCGCATGAGGAGCTCACCGACCGCATCCTCGACATGCTCGTAGAGATCGCCGATGACGACGAGGTCCGGGAGCACCTTGACGACGACCTCTTCGAGTATGGCTATCTCGATTCCATGGGTGCCGTCGAGCTGCTCCTCGCCATCGAGGACGAGCTGGGGGTCACGATCGCCCCGACCGAGGTCCCCCGCGAGGAGATGAACACCGCCAACCTCATCGTCTCCCAGGTGGAGAAGCGCCTTGCCTAG
- a CDS encoding response regulator transcription factor has translation MRVLLAEDNASLARATTAILTRSDCEVHVAHDGAEALQMLCNGYFDVAVLDIMMPEMDGLAVLRSMRSEGNTTPTILLTAKTQVDDRVLGLDLGADDYISKPFDARELVARVRAAARPRSGASSVVRCGDLCIETDAARLSTERGALRVDPHEAAMVAALANAGGTPVAASWLVDHIWDGEALSGTVELYARLLNAKLEALGSSLRVEGAEGDGWRLVSADGDGAQA, from the coding sequence ATGCGCGTCCTTTTGGCGGAAGACAACGCGAGCCTCGCACGCGCGACGACGGCGATACTGACCCGCTCGGACTGTGAGGTCCACGTGGCGCACGATGGTGCCGAGGCTCTTCAGATGCTGTGCAACGGCTACTTTGACGTGGCGGTCCTTGACATCATGATGCCGGAGATGGACGGACTCGCGGTGCTGCGCTCGATGCGCTCCGAGGGCAACACCACCCCCACCATCCTCCTTACCGCAAAGACCCAGGTGGACGACAGGGTCCTCGGCCTCGACCTCGGGGCGGACGACTACATCTCCAAGCCCTTCGATGCGCGCGAGCTCGTGGCACGCGTGCGTGCCGCCGCGCGCCCCCGCTCCGGGGCATCCTCCGTCGTGCGCTGTGGTGACCTCTGCATCGAGACGGATGCGGCACGGCTCTCGACCGAGCGGGGGGCGCTGAGGGTTGATCCTCACGAGGCCGCCATGGTGGCGGCGCTCGCGAACGCCGGTGGCACGCCGGTTGCCGCGTCCTGGCTCGTAGATCACATCTGGGACGGAGAGGCGCTGTCGGGGACGGTGGAGCTCTATGCACGTCTCCTCAACGCCAAGCTCGAGGCGCTCGGCTCGTCTCTGCGCGTCGAGGGGGCGGAGGGGGATGGTTGGAGGTTGGTGAGCGCCGATGGAGATGGAGCGCAGGCTTAG
- a CDS encoding sensor histidine kinase yields MSLVRYAADHVAALFVTVASILAVQLVLRGAGMGDSVLAFVTVILVASALARLLVSYFARRSFWRSVGRHIVREGPEGREAAGPLSMPDLVEEPHFLEGRLAWEAFDALAQDFRSRIDAVRSEGADYRTFVEAWVHEVKTPIAAARLMADNNPGALSSAMLRELGRIDGYVEQALYYARSGSLDRDYVVRELPLSQVVRDALRTHARSLIDRGVSVSAQGLDLVVFSDAKWVAFILGQLVENAAKYRAPTEGPGARGAVLTLRATRHDVGRASEHVVLEVEDNGMGIPAADLPRVFDKGFVGERGRSRSSSRSTGIGLFLVKRLCDKMGLHVSIASECGSWTRVSISFPTNRMHYVDQISS; encoded by the coding sequence ATGAGCCTCGTCCGCTATGCGGCCGACCACGTGGCCGCCCTCTTCGTGACGGTTGCCTCCATCCTGGCGGTGCAGCTCGTCCTGCGTGGGGCAGGCATGGGTGACTCCGTGCTGGCCTTCGTGACGGTCATTCTCGTGGCATCCGCCCTCGCGAGGTTGCTCGTGTCGTACTTCGCCCGTCGTTCGTTCTGGCGTTCCGTCGGCAGGCACATCGTGCGCGAGGGGCCCGAAGGCAGGGAGGCCGCAGGTCCCCTGTCCATGCCTGACTTGGTGGAGGAGCCTCATTTTCTCGAGGGCCGCCTGGCATGGGAGGCCTTTGACGCCCTCGCGCAGGACTTCCGCTCCCGCATCGACGCCGTCCGTTCGGAGGGGGCCGATTACCGCACGTTCGTTGAGGCATGGGTCCACGAGGTGAAGACTCCCATCGCGGCCGCACGGCTCATGGCCGACAACAACCCCGGCGCGCTGTCCTCGGCCATGCTCCGCGAGCTGGGGCGTATAGACGGATACGTGGAACAGGCCCTCTACTACGCACGCTCGGGCAGCCTCGACAGGGATTACGTTGTCCGAGAGCTGCCCCTTTCCCAGGTCGTGCGTGATGCCCTGCGGACGCATGCGCGCAGCCTCATCGACCGGGGCGTGTCGGTGTCCGCGCAAGGCCTCGACCTGGTCGTCTTCTCGGATGCCAAGTGGGTTGCCTTCATTCTGGGCCAGCTCGTGGAGAATGCCGCGAAGTACCGCGCGCCCACGGAGGGTCCCGGTGCCCGTGGCGCCGTGCTGACGCTTCGGGCCACGCGGCACGACGTGGGGCGTGCCAGCGAGCACGTGGTGCTCGAGGTCGAGGACAATGGGATGGGCATTCCCGCAGCCGACCTCCCCCGCGTCTTCGACAAGGGGTTCGTGGGAGAGAGGGGCCGCTCGCGGTCCTCGTCGCGGTCCACGGGCATCGGACTCTTCCTGGTCAAGAGGCTCTGCGACAAGATGGGCCTGCACGTGTCCATCGCGTCCGAGTGCGGCTCGTGGACGCGGGTGAGCATCTCCTTTCCCACGAACCGCATGCACTACGTGGACCAGATCTCCTCGTAG
- a CDS encoding ABC transporter ATP-binding protein, with product MNKALEVVNVEKVYGGRLGSATRALDGVSFSVERGEYVAIMGPSGSGKTTLLNCIATIDRPTAGSVLIDGVDATHMRSKQLAAFRREQLGFIFQDSNLLDTLTCRENIALPLTIAHVDPAQVDGRVERMAQALGVVEVLGKFPYQASGGQRQRVAACRAMVTSPTLVLADEPTGALDSKNSKLLLERFDALNEQLDATILMVTHDSFAASYCRRVLFIQDGRIFTELRRGDLVRSAFFDQIMDVVATIGGGQGDVL from the coding sequence ATGAACAAGGCCCTTGAGGTCGTGAACGTCGAGAAGGTCTACGGCGGGAGGCTGGGCAGCGCCACGCGGGCGCTCGACGGCGTGTCGTTCTCTGTCGAGAGGGGGGAGTACGTCGCCATCATGGGCCCCTCGGGTTCGGGCAAGACCACCTTGCTCAACTGCATCGCCACGATCGACCGCCCGACGGCGGGGAGCGTCCTCATCGATGGCGTCGACGCGACGCACATGCGCTCCAAGCAGCTTGCGGCCTTCCGCAGGGAGCAGTTGGGGTTCATCTTCCAGGACTCGAACCTGCTTGACACGCTGACCTGCCGCGAGAACATCGCCCTGCCGCTCACCATCGCCCACGTGGATCCCGCCCAGGTCGATGGGCGCGTGGAGCGCATGGCCCAGGCACTGGGTGTGGTGGAGGTTCTCGGCAAGTTCCCCTACCAGGCCTCGGGTGGGCAGCGCCAGCGCGTCGCCGCCTGCCGCGCCATGGTGACGAGTCCCACGCTCGTTCTTGCGGACGAGCCCACGGGCGCCCTTGACTCAAAGAACTCCAAGCTCCTCCTCGAGCGTTTCGATGCCCTGAACGAGCAGCTCGACGCGACCATCCTCATGGTCACCCACGACAGCTTCGCGGCGAGCTACTGCCGCCGCGTGCTCTTCATCCAGGATGGGAGGATCTTCACTGAGCTCAGGCGCGGGGACCTCGTCCGCAGTGCCTTCTTCGACCAGATCATGGACGTCGTCGCGACGATCGGGGGAGGACAGGGAGATGTTCTTTAG
- a CDS encoding ABC transporter permease yields MFFRLALGNVRKSLRDYAVYFVTLSLGVAVFYAFNTISDQAAFLSEDTRSMVQAIALIMRFVTVFLALVLGFLMVYANNYLVRRRKRELGLYQLLGMTRSQVSLVLVLETFLASVASFVVGLAAGVLLSQLLVFMTAALFNDTVTNFAFTFSSMAALFTLGCFVAVFLTMLVFNLRTLRKVRLVELMGAARTNERMRARNLPVTLAGVMLGVGLIGWAYARLLRDGLPIESPDQYNGFFLTTAIVFVGTVVFFLSLSGVLFHVARAFRGGYYRGLNMFTVRQLSSRVNTVSVSMGVVSLILFLAITSVSGGLGICAGLSGEVARRAPYDASIELYQRSHGGQDGRDAGLRHQDAETFLGSHGVDLASFSRQVVMVSRYDGADVEGGGALTLGALSDASGALVQGRQVPGTYQDDSLYLVAASEYNAARRACGLGEVQLGDGGYLLACGTASGEVLGDFLDDVMSAGTPLRLGGRTLVPVASSVDSSAAATLRNSDYSYGFCVVPDDVVASVTPSSICVNLNYSVPVEEGDRRFEDVREALGVEPEGVGAVFYSTRTEIEKSSRGTTAIISYLAIYIGFVLVIACAAILAIQQLSAASDAAPSYRLLFELGCPSGMAMGSLFAQVLAFFLLPLLVALAHSAVALSQVMKVVAMLGKASWLVPVLVTAIAFVTVYGSYLMVTYLMARGIVGQRRLGSRG; encoded by the coding sequence ATGTTCTTTAGGCTCGCCCTCGGCAACGTGCGCAAGTCGTTGCGCGACTATGCCGTCTACTTCGTCACGCTCTCGCTGGGCGTCGCCGTGTTCTACGCATTCAACACCATCTCCGACCAGGCGGCGTTCCTCTCCGAGGACACCCGCTCCATGGTCCAGGCAATCGCTCTGATCATGCGGTTCGTCACGGTGTTCCTGGCGCTGGTGTTGGGCTTTCTCATGGTCTACGCCAACAACTACCTCGTTCGGCGCCGCAAGCGCGAGCTTGGCCTCTACCAGTTGCTGGGCATGACGCGCTCCCAGGTGTCCCTCGTCCTCGTGCTCGAGACCTTCCTGGCGTCGGTGGCGTCGTTCGTGGTTGGGCTGGCGGCGGGCGTGCTGCTCTCACAGCTGCTCGTCTTCATGACGGCGGCGCTGTTCAACGACACGGTCACCAACTTCGCCTTCACTTTCTCCTCGATGGCGGCCCTCTTCACCCTGGGCTGCTTCGTCGCGGTGTTCCTGACGATGCTCGTCTTCAACCTGCGGACGCTACGCAAGGTCCGGCTCGTCGAACTCATGGGTGCCGCGCGCACCAACGAGCGGATGCGGGCTCGCAACCTTCCCGTGACGCTTGCGGGCGTCATGCTGGGTGTGGGCCTCATCGGCTGGGCGTATGCCCGCCTGCTGCGTGACGGCCTGCCCATCGAGAGTCCCGACCAGTACAACGGCTTCTTCCTGACGACGGCAATCGTCTTCGTGGGCACGGTCGTGTTCTTTCTCTCTCTGTCGGGCGTCCTGTTCCATGTGGCTCGGGCCTTCAGGGGAGGCTATTACCGAGGTCTCAACATGTTCACGGTGCGACAGCTCTCATCCCGGGTGAATACCGTGTCGGTCTCGATGGGCGTCGTGTCCCTCATCCTCTTCCTGGCGATCACGAGCGTGTCGGGCGGCCTGGGGATCTGCGCAGGTCTGAGCGGCGAGGTCGCGCGCAGGGCGCCCTACGATGCCTCGATCGAGCTGTACCAGCGCTCACATGGGGGACAGGATGGGAGGGACGCAGGCTTGCGCCATCAGGACGCCGAGACGTTCCTGGGGAGCCATGGCGTGGACCTCGCCTCGTTCTCCCGGCAGGTCGTCATGGTCTCGCGCTACGATGGCGCCGACGTCGAGGGCGGCGGGGCCCTCACCCTGGGTGCGCTGTCCGACGCCTCGGGGGCATTGGTACAGGGCAGGCAGGTTCCCGGGACCTACCAGGACGACTCGCTCTACCTCGTCGCGGCCTCCGAGTACAATGCCGCGCGGCGTGCGTGCGGCCTGGGGGAGGTCCAGCTGGGCGATGGTGGCTACCTGCTGGCATGTGGCACGGCCTCGGGCGAGGTGCTCGGGGACTTCCTTGATGACGTGATGTCTGCGGGAACACCGCTCAGGCTGGGTGGGCGCACGCTCGTCCCCGTCGCGTCGTCGGTTGACTCGTCTGCTGCGGCGACGCTACGCAACTCGGACTACTCCTATGGCTTCTGCGTCGTGCCCGATGACGTCGTGGCCTCCGTGACGCCAAGCTCCATCTGCGTGAACCTGAACTACTCCGTGCCGGTCGAGGAGGGGGACAGGCGTTTCGAGGATGTCCGGGAAGCCCTGGGCGTGGAGCCGGAGGGGGTGGGCGCCGTTTTCTATTCCACGCGCACGGAGATAGAGAAGAGCTCGCGTGGGACAACCGCCATCATCTCGTACCTGGCCATCTACATAGGCTTCGTACTCGTGATCGCCTGTGCCGCCATCCTCGCCATCCAACAGCTCTCGGCTGCCTCGGACGCCGCGCCCAGCTATCGTCTGCTCTTCGAGCTCGGTTGCCCGTCCGGCATGGCCATGGGTTCGCTCTTCGCGCAGGTGCTCGCATTCTTCCTGTTGCCGCTTCTGGTGGCCCTGGCGCACAGCGCAGTCGCGCTCTCGCAGGTCATGAAGGTCGTGGCCATGCTGGGGAAGGCGAGCTGGCTTGTCCCCGTGCTCGTCACCGCTATCGCCTTCGTGACCGTGTATGGCTCCTATCTCATGGTCACCTACCTCATGGCGCGTGGGATCGTAGGACAGCGTAGGCTGGGATCCAGGGGTTAG
- a CDS encoding GTP pyrophosphokinase: MPGTASHAVPGIAPEVTPGPVPGAAPSPEAYYGERYATLLAARQQMDDLIEEFSRSRSDSDDLKPVVYHTSRVKSPASLMEKIARKGSCGTTFDDALSVGINDIVGLRVNCAFVDDVYATAAWVRSRDEVEVLNEKDYIAHPKPNGYRSLHLIVRLHRGAAALLPAVEIQLRTIATDFWATLEHKIKYKKTIENPELMQAELKRCADEIAAVDLSMQAIRNVIRDAG, encoded by the coding sequence ATGCCAGGGACAGCCTCGCACGCCGTGCCAGGCATCGCACCAGAGGTCACGCCAGGGCCCGTGCCGGGGGCCGCACCGTCGCCCGAGGCCTACTACGGCGAGCGCTATGCGACGCTCCTTGCCGCGCGTCAGCAGATGGACGACCTCATCGAGGAGTTCTCCCGCTCACGCAGCGACTCCGACGACCTGAAGCCCGTGGTCTATCACACGTCGCGAGTCAAGTCCCCCGCGAGCCTGATGGAGAAGATCGCGCGCAAGGGGTCCTGCGGCACCACCTTCGACGACGCGCTCTCCGTGGGCATCAACGACATCGTGGGCCTACGTGTGAACTGCGCCTTCGTGGACGACGTGTACGCCACCGCCGCCTGGGTCCGCTCCCGCGACGAGGTGGAGGTCCTGAACGAGAAGGACTACATCGCCCATCCCAAACCGAACGGCTATAGGAGCCTCCACCTCATCGTGCGACTCCACAGGGGCGCCGCTGCGCTGCTGCCCGCCGTCGAGATCCAGCTGCGGACCATCGCCACGGACTTCTGGGCGACCCTCGAGCACAAGATCAAGTACAAGAAGACCATCGAGAACCCCGAGCTCATGCAGGCCGAGCTCAAGCGCTGTGCGGACGAGATCGCCGCCGTTGACCTCTCCATGCAGGCCATCCGTAACGTGATTCGCGACGCTGGCTGA
- the dltD gene encoding D-alanyl-lipoteichoic acid biosynthesis protein DltD has product MPSAREGTRPQRALSRKAFLAATAGSLAAVGAGLVAADRLLIPQRLDEVADGSRLYDYVVDGTKFDAVDWTLANMSDVGRLSLGSSEFYISKNLVAQCPQAVFGESNCGIDLTYIGEAYDQSLWQTIAAGAYASRTKRRQCMVFLSPQWFFRGGDRDNRFSTKFSYELFRAFCRNGDIPDELHGYVRKRAGALGVDSSLLAAADQDGPLDAINDLQLHEAQTVRLRTKLPQVIAGAPSKSAIRMSGTATGEPDWDALMEQADLDGAAACTNNELGVHDDYWAKNHIYKPELDQSFDQADSEYADFACTLDVLRVCGMDVLVVMQPMHGAWYDYVGVPSDVRDVWYDRVRRICHEHEATYADFHTCEYERYFFCDTVHPGWRGWVRIERAIYHYLNGRDDDFLGGWGFGDVTGEGLTTMQNAQVNQ; this is encoded by the coding sequence TTGCCTAGCGCACGCGAGGGGACCAGGCCCCAACGCGCCCTCTCGCGCAAGGCATTCCTTGCCGCGACCGCAGGCAGCCTCGCTGCGGTGGGGGCCGGGCTCGTCGCGGCCGACCGGCTGCTGATCCCCCAGCGACTCGACGAGGTCGCAGACGGTTCGCGCCTCTACGACTACGTGGTGGACGGCACCAAGTTCGACGCCGTGGACTGGACGCTCGCCAACATGTCCGACGTGGGGCGGCTCTCGCTGGGATCGTCGGAGTTCTACATCTCCAAGAATCTCGTGGCGCAGTGCCCGCAGGCCGTCTTCGGCGAGAGCAACTGCGGCATCGACCTGACCTACATCGGGGAGGCCTACGACCAGTCCCTCTGGCAGACCATCGCCGCAGGCGCCTACGCAAGTCGCACCAAGCGGCGGCAGTGCATGGTGTTCCTCTCACCCCAGTGGTTCTTCCGTGGGGGCGACCGTGACAACAGGTTCAGCACCAAGTTCTCCTACGAGCTGTTCCGTGCCTTCTGCCGCAACGGCGACATCCCCGACGAGCTGCACGGCTACGTGCGCAAGCGTGCCGGCGCCTTGGGCGTGGACTCGAGCCTCCTGGCGGCGGCCGACCAGGACGGCCCCCTCGACGCCATCAACGACCTGCAGCTGCACGAGGCCCAGACCGTGAGGCTGCGCACCAAGCTCCCGCAGGTCATAGCGGGTGCGCCCAGCAAGAGCGCCATCCGCATGTCCGGGACTGCCACCGGAGAGCCCGACTGGGACGCACTCATGGAACAGGCCGACCTCGATGGTGCGGCAGCCTGCACCAACAACGAGCTGGGCGTCCACGACGACTACTGGGCCAAGAACCATATCTACAAGCCCGAGCTCGACCAGAGCTTCGACCAGGCCGACAGCGAGTATGCCGACTTCGCCTGCACGCTGGATGTCCTGCGCGTGTGCGGCATGGACGTCCTGGTGGTCATGCAGCCGATGCACGGTGCCTGGTACGACTACGTGGGCGTCCCGTCTGACGTGCGCGACGTCTGGTACGATCGGGTGCGGCGGATATGCCACGAGCACGAGGCAACCTACGCAGACTTCCACACCTGCGAGTACGAGCGCTACTTCTTCTGTGACACCGTGCACCCCGGATGGCGCGGCTGGGTGCGCATCGAGCGGGCCATCTACCACTACCTCAACGGACGGGACGACGACTTCCTGGGTGGTTGGGGCTTTGGCGACGTGACGGGCGAGGGGCTGACCACCATGCAGAACGCGCAGGTGAACCAATGA
- a CDS encoding uracil-DNA glycosylase family protein, protein MGTPRKTIPEKSAPAMFDQVFEDIRNDEQNAAYTAAGIDPLYSASASARIVIIGQAPGRVAQDTRVPWNDRSGDRLREWLGMDRDTFYDPSKVAIIPMDFYFPGTGKSGDLPPRKGFAEKWHPILLQMMPQVELTVLVGSYAVHHYLGLKSSISLTSVVQDYRSYLPARFPLVHPSPRNQIWMRNNPWFAEEVLPDLRATVARILRHAS, encoded by the coding sequence ATGGGCACGCCAAGGAAAACCATACCCGAGAAGAGCGCACCTGCCATGTTTGACCAGGTGTTCGAGGACATTCGAAACGACGAGCAGAACGCGGCCTATACGGCTGCGGGCATCGACCCTCTCTACTCGGCGTCCGCGAGCGCGCGGATCGTCATCATAGGGCAGGCTCCGGGACGCGTTGCCCAGGACACACGCGTTCCCTGGAACGACCGGAGCGGCGATCGCCTGCGCGAGTGGCTGGGCATGGACCGTGACACGTTCTACGATCCAAGCAAGGTTGCCATCATCCCCATGGACTTCTACTTCCCGGGTACGGGCAAGTCGGGTGACCTGCCGCCGCGCAAGGGCTTCGCCGAGAAGTGGCATCCCATTCTGCTGCAGATGATGCCCCAGGTCGAACTCACCGTCCTCGTCGGGAGCTACGCGGTCCACCATTACCTGGGCCTCAAGTCGTCGATCAGCCTGACGTCAGTCGTGCAGGATTACCGCAGCTACCTGCCCGCGCGCTTCCCGCTGGTCCATCCGTCCCCACGCAACCAGATTTGGATGCGCAACAACCCCTGGTTCGCGGAGGAGGTCCTGCCGGACCTACGCGCCACGGTCGCGCGGATCCTGCGACATGCGAGCTAG
- a CDS encoding FtsX-like permease family protein, with the protein MLLEIKLALGGVRRNLNDYSVYFATFAFCSCLLYTYASCRDYLLALGTGSVSLEVFTQAADVVAPLGVFSVVVFCFLARYANRFLVRRRKAELAMMELVGMGRGSVASVLLMECALVAAGALVVGISLGVALSPAFAALASWAFGLAWRPVVVASAEGAWFATMSFLAVSVASALGSLAELRRTSLLDLMQARRVSDAARVRPKAMVVLELLAGLALLGSAYGICWWSAQMFMAFMIPVAILACLGTYLLLRAGASIVSSAVRRARGVYLKGLTCFVVRQLEAHVAGSCAALTSASALLAVGVCALGLAVGIRAVPRGDSALVSDADFQAMVGTLVYIVLFFGVAFVVSAVAVLALQQMSEVSKSRGTFCELRRLGAEDRELSRALLAQVCVYFLVPSAMATVHDLSGFIAADGILEILGVPGGNVNYGVVLATVLAAFAAYLVVTYRACRRSVLPRRPRSS; encoded by the coding sequence ATGTTGCTCGAAATCAAGCTTGCCCTGGGGGGCGTCCGACGCAACCTGAATGACTATTCGGTCTACTTCGCCACGTTCGCGTTCTGTTCCTGCCTGCTCTACACCTATGCCTCGTGTCGGGACTACCTCCTGGCGCTGGGGACCGGCTCGGTGTCGCTTGAGGTCTTCACCCAGGCCGCAGACGTCGTGGCACCCCTCGGGGTCTTCTCGGTGGTGGTGTTCTGCTTCTTGGCACGCTATGCCAACCGCTTCCTGGTGCGTCGTCGCAAGGCGGAGCTCGCCATGATGGAGCTCGTCGGCATGGGGAGGGGCTCTGTCGCCTCCGTCCTGCTCATGGAGTGCGCCCTGGTGGCCGCAGGCGCGCTGGTCGTGGGCATCTCCCTCGGCGTCGCCCTCTCTCCCGCCTTTGCCGCGCTCGCCTCATGGGCCTTTGGGCTCGCGTGGAGGCCGGTCGTCGTCGCGTCTGCCGAGGGGGCCTGGTTTGCGACCATGAGCTTCCTGGCCGTGTCGGTTGCCTCCGCCCTGGGCTCCCTTGCGGAGCTCAGGCGCACGTCGCTCCTGGACCTCATGCAGGCGCGCCGTGTCTCCGACGCCGCGCGCGTGCGCCCGAAGGCCATGGTCGTGCTCGAGCTGCTGGCGGGGCTGGCGCTCCTGGGGAGCGCGTATGGCATCTGCTGGTGGTCGGCCCAGATGTTCATGGCGTTCATGATCCCGGTGGCCATCCTGGCCTGCCTGGGGACCTACCTGCTCCTCCGCGCAGGCGCGTCCATCGTCTCGTCGGCGGTCCGTCGTGCTCGCGGCGTGTACCTGAAGGGGCTTACCTGCTTCGTGGTGCGTCAGCTCGAGGCCCACGTGGCAGGCAGCTGTGCCGCGCTCACCAGCGCGAGTGCCCTGCTCGCCGTCGGCGTCTGCGCCTTGGGCCTGGCCGTTGGCATACGTGCCGTTCCCCGAGGCGACAGCGCCCTGGTCAGCGACGCCGACTTCCAGGCGATGGTGGGCACCCTCGTCTACATCGTGCTGTTCTTTGGCGTGGCCTTCGTGGTGTCAGCCGTCGCGGTGCTGGCGCTGCAACAGATGAGCGAGGTGTCGAAGAGCCGTGGCACCTTCTGCGAGCTGCGACGTCTGGGGGCGGAGGACCGCGAGCTCTCGCGGGCGCTCCTCGCCCAGGTCTGCGTGTACTTCCTCGTGCCCTCCGCCATGGCGACCGTGCATGACCTGTCCGGCTTCATTGCGGCAGACGGCATCCTGGAGATCTTGGGGGTGCCTGGGGGCAACGTCAACTACGGCGTCGTGCTTGCCACGGTGCTGGCAGCCTTTGCCGCCTACCTTGTCGTGACCTATCGTGCCTGCAGGCGCAGCGTCCTGCCGCGCAGGCCGCGGTCGTCGTGA
- a CDS encoding sensor histidine kinase: protein MEMERRLRAQLTASVAAALFVMLAFIIVSSTFLRRQQLDATADAVLDIVLDYDGSVPSGYVSLPSTGSASINDILGAQFFVASIDPSGSVTGVNLDGIGLLDGDTALRLAQEVYRRAGPDSGSIEGYRYRIRHGSDGSMTVAFLDRTSQSDTLRYSTLAISWISLAVMVGTTLVFALLSRRIVAPIVRSQVAQRQFVVDAGHDLRTPVSIISADADILAMDIGEDNEWLLDIKRQVAVMSELTESLIVLSRASAAIARDDVVDVGELVGEQVSSFRSRALLEGHELEMGRMDGAWVRGNRQYLARMVGSLLDNALKYSSVGAAISVRVERHVRQVEVSVSNAVDDADPADVRRWFDRFYQSDRSRDHHVGGFGIGLAMVRAVAEAHGGRARASVSSDHRRVTMTVSMPLPVRKGNRP from the coding sequence ATGGAGATGGAGCGCAGGCTTAGGGCACAGCTCACCGCGTCGGTCGCTGCGGCGCTCTTCGTCATGCTGGCCTTCATCATCGTCTCGTCCACGTTCCTCAGGCGGCAGCAGCTCGACGCGACGGCCGACGCCGTCCTCGACATCGTCCTCGATTACGACGGCAGCGTGCCGTCCGGCTATGTGAGCCTGCCCTCCACCGGTAGCGCGAGCATCAATGACATCCTCGGCGCGCAGTTCTTCGTGGCCAGCATCGACCCCTCGGGTTCCGTCACCGGCGTGAACCTCGACGGCATCGGCCTGCTGGACGGGGACACGGCCCTGCGCCTTGCCCAGGAGGTCTACCGGCGCGCCGGCCCGGACTCCGGGAGCATAGAAGGCTACCGCTACCGCATCCGACATGGCTCGGACGGGTCGATGACCGTGGCGTTTCTCGACCGGACCAGCCAGAGTGACACCCTACGCTACAGCACGCTCGCCATCTCGTGGATATCGCTTGCGGTCATGGTGGGCACCACCCTCGTCTTTGCCCTGCTCTCTCGGCGCATCGTTGCGCCCATCGTCCGCTCGCAGGTGGCTCAGCGGCAGTTCGTGGTCGATGCCGGGCACGACCTCAGGACGCCCGTCTCGATCATCTCCGCCGACGCAGACATCCTGGCCATGGACATCGGCGAGGACAACGAGTGGCTGCTCGACATCAAGCGCCAGGTTGCCGTCATGAGCGAGCTCACCGAGAGCCTCATCGTCCTCTCCCGCGCGTCGGCCGCCATCGCGCGCGATGATGTCGTGGATGTCGGCGAGCTGGTCGGCGAGCAGGTGTCCTCCTTCCGCTCGCGGGCGCTCCTCGAGGGCCACGAACTCGAGATGGGGCGCATGGATGGCGCATGGGTCCGTGGAAACCGACAGTATCTCGCGCGCATGGTGGGGTCCCTTCTCGACAACGCGCTCAAGTACTCTTCCGTCGGCGCGGCCATCTCGGTGCGCGTCGAGCGCCATGTGCGCCAAGTCGAGGTCTCGGTCTCCAACGCGGTCGACGACGCCGACCCCGCCGATGTCCGTCGTTGGTTCGACCGTTTCTACCAGTCCGACAGGTCGCGCGACCACCACGTCGGCGGCTTTGGCATCGGTCTCGCGATGGTCCGTGCGGTTGCGGAGGCGCACGGGGGCAGGGCCCGCGCGTCCGTCTCGTCCGACCATCGCAGGGTGACCATGACCGTGTCGATGCCGCTGCCCGTGAGGAAGGGGAACCGCCCATGA